A single region of the Salvia miltiorrhiza cultivar Shanhuang (shh) chromosome 8, IMPLAD_Smil_shh, whole genome shotgun sequence genome encodes:
- the LOC130998268 gene encoding uncharacterized protein LOC130998268 — MKLSKIFVLTSLFLFKVAAHLEEVAGGGANDDGVPGSSLLRSILVGRKLLEVGVAWKLGNGERIRIGKDPWLPKGNGGFEVAKVADEAKLISVAELLEDDGSSWDLGKLEKTLVGEDRWRVTAQLRGNPQENDKPFWPDGKLNNYSVKAALPTAKALRSRNIDVDIWCRRCGLHEETLEHALRDCDWVEALWSVSPLRLPPMSGECSIIDWFEKIQSCPDHQVHAHFASLAWSIWYSRNLLIFQQKEISHLECLVIANQACWKPPLRASTQHPQAVTVTCDREGQRKISCDVAWNGGNGIGIGVVMTTEDGGVVGCRYGFIHGNFSVLEGEALAHLEGMHLGRENRVEDVIFETDRQSLYWLLLKREEDLSYLRNTLRDINREMDSFSHAMLSWTPRYGNIVADKLASFALCNFSSLSSALVLPFDVNIL, encoded by the exons ATGAAGCTCTCGAAAATCTTTGTGTTGACGTCGCTCTTCTTATTCAAAGTCGCAGCGCATCTGGAGGAGGTTGCCGGTGGAGGCGCCAACGATGATGGTGTTCCAGGGTCCTCCTTGTTGCGGAG CATTCTAGTGGGCAGAAAATTACTTGAAGTTGGCGTGGCTTGGAAGTTGGGTAATGGAGAACGCATTCGAATTGGCAAGGATCCATGGTTACCAAAAGGGAATGGTGGTTTTGAGGTGGCGAAGGTGGCTGATGAGGCGAAGCTCATTTCTGTTGCGGAGCTGCTGGAGGATGATGGAAGCTCGTGGGATTTGGGAAAATTGGAGAAGACGTTGGTTGGAGAGGATAGGTGGAGAGTGACGGCCCAACTTCGTGGTAACCCCCAAGAGAATGACAAGCCTTTCTGGCCGGACGGAAAACTCAATAACTATTCTGTTAAGGCAG CACTCCCAACAGCAAAAGCTCTTCGAAGCCGGAATATTGATGTGGATATTTGGTGTCGTAGATGTGGCCTTCATGAGGAAACGTTGGAGCATGCTCTTAGGGATTGCGATTGGGTGGAGGCTTTGTGGTCGGTTTCCCCCCTACGACTCCCACCCATGTCCGGTGAATGCTCGATTATTGACTGGTTTGAGAAGATCCAAAGTTGTCCAGATCATCAGGTTCATGCACACTTTGCATCGCTAGCATGGAGTATTTGGTACTCGAGAAATTTACTCATTTTTCAGCAAAAGGAAATCTCCCACCTGGAGTGTTTGGTGATTGCAAATCAAGCGTGTTGGAAGCCCCCTCTGCGTGCGAGTACCCAACATCCACAAGCGGTCACTGTTACTTGTGATAGAGAAGGACAACGGAAGATTTCGTGTGATGTGGCGTGGAATGGAGGGAATGGGATTGGGATTGGTGTGGTGATGACAACGGAGGATGGTGGTGTGGTGGGATGCAGGTACGGATTCATTCATGGGAATTTCTCGGTGCTGGAAGGGGAAGCTTTGGCACATCTTGAAGGCATGCATTTAGGTCGGGAAAACAGAGTTGAAGACGTTATCTTCGAAACTGACAGACAATCCCTTTATTGGTTGTTACTTAAGCGAGAGGAAGATCTTTCCTACTTGAGAAACACGCTGCGAGATATCAACAGGGAGATGGATTCTTTTAGCCACGCAATGCTCAGCTGGACGCCCAGATATGGAAACATTGTTGCTGACAAGCTTGCTTCTTTTGCTTTATGTAATTTTTCTTCTCTTTCGTCTGCTTTGGTTCTACCTTTTGATGTAAACATTCTTTGA
- the LOC130997408 gene encoding glycosyltransferase BC10-like translates to MVNPQLVLSLALLLSFPLLFLLIPCILSPKHIPISLPDELDDLALFRRATLDAAAAPSKSKPPKIAFLILTNSDLHFAPLWELFFRGHHGLYNVYVHADPSATVAAPGGVFAGRFIAAKKTQRASPTLISAARRLLATALLDDASNSYFALVSQHCIPLHSFRYMYDYLFRPPSSLPLYRSFIEVSSIKPNLWDRYGARGKDVMLPEVPFERFRAGSQFFTLTRQHAQVVVRDRRLWRKFKLPCYKCYPEEHYFPTLLSMEDPDGCTGYTLTRVNWTGSVAGHPHTYGPGEVSPRLIHDLRLSNSTTYSFMFARKFSPDCLQPLLTFAHLIFRD, encoded by the exons ATGGTTAACCCACAATTGGTGCTCTCATTGGCTCTCCTCCTCTCTTTCCCTCTCCTCTTCCTCTTGATCCCATGCATTCTCTCTCCTAAACACATCCCGATCTCCCTCCCCGACGAGCTGGACGACCTGGCCCTCTTCCGCCGCGCCACCCTGGACGCCGCCGCGGCCCCCTCCAAATCCAAACCCCCGAAGATCGCCTTCCTCATCCTCACCAACTCCGATCTCCACTTCGCCCCCCTCTGGGAGCTCTTCTTCCGCGGCCACCACGGCCTCTACAACGTCTACGTCCACGCCGACCCCTCGGCCACGGTGGCGGCCCCGGGCGGCGTCTTCGCCGGGCGCTTCATCGCGGCCAAGAAGACCCAGCGCGCATCCCCGACCCTCATCTCGGCGGCGCGGCGCCTCCTTGCCACGGCCCTCCTTGACGACGCATCCAACTCCTACTTCGCCCTCGTCTCGCAGCACTGCATCCCCCTCCATTCCTTCCGCTACATGTACGACTACCTCTTCCGCCCACCCTCCTCCCTGCCGCTCTACCGCAGCTTCATCGAAGTCTCCTCCATCAAGCCCAACCTATGGGACAG GTATGGTGCTCGAGGGAAAGACGTAATGCTGCCGGAGGTGCCGTTCGAGCGGTTCAGGGCGGGGTCGCAGTTCTTCACACTGACGCGGCAGCACGCGCAGGTGGTGGTGAGGGACCGGAGGCTGTGGCGGAAGTTTAAGCTGCCGTGCTACAAGTGCTACCCGGAGGAGCACTATTTTCCGACGCTCCTCTCCATGGAGGATCCCGATGGCTGCACCGGCTATACCCTGACCCGGGTGAATTGGACCGGCAGCGTGGCCGGCCACCCCCACACCTATGGCCCCGGCGAGGTGTCGCCGCGCCTCATCCACGATCTGCGCCTTTCCAATTCCACTACATATTCTTTCATGTTTGCCCGCAAATTCTCTCCGGATTGTTTGCAGCCCTTGCTCACTTTTGCTCACCTCATCTTCCGGGACTGA